Within the Stenotrophomonas maltophilia genome, the region AATGGCGCTCGGACGACCTGAACTCGCAGTCCCTCTTCGCCGGCGATGGCCTGGTCAGCACCTTCATCAAGCAGAGCTGGGAGCGCTTCAAGTTCGGTGGCCAGCCGGGAAGCCAGCAGGCCGCCTTCTTCGTCTCGCTGAAGGAACTGCCGGACAACCGTTTCGGCACCCAGTCGGAGATCTACTGGGATGACGGTTTCCTCAACACCCAGGTCGGCGCGGTCACCCGCGGTTCGTACACGTTGAAGATCGTTGATCCGATCCTGTTCGTGAAGAACTTCGTACCCGCAGCCTACCTGCAACCAGGCAAGGTGTTCGACTTCACCGACCTGGACAACGCTGCCGCCACCCAGCTGTTCAATGAGGTGGTGGGCTCGCTGGCGCCGGCCTTCAGCCTGTACACCAACGATCCGGGCAAGGGCAACCGCATCACCCGGCTGCAGCAGGATTCGATCGGCTTCGCGCAGAGCCTGTCGGCCGCCGTCGAGCAGGCCTACCAGTGGCAGAGCGATCGCGGCCTGGCCATCGTCAAGACGGCGATCGTCTCCATCGAATACGACGCCACTACCCGCGAACTGCTCAAGACCGTGCAGCGCGCCGACGCGCTGGCCGGATCGCGCGGCAACTCCAACCTGCAGGCCAGTGTCGCCCAGGGCATCCAGTCCGCCGGCGAGAACGGCGGCGCGGCAGGCCTGGTGGGGGTCGGCATGGCATCGGGCATGTTCGGTGTCGGCGGCATGCAGCAGCCGGCCACCCCGGCCGCGGATGACCCGGTGGCCAAGCTGAAAAAGGCCAAGGAGATGCTGGACCTGGGCCTGATCACCCAGGATGACTATGATGCGTTGAAGGCCAAGGCGCTGGGCCTGTAACCCGCAGGACGCGAACCGCACATGTCAGATCCACGCAACGGACCGCCTCCGCTGCCCGCTTCCGGCCCTGTGACACCGCCGCCGTTGCCGGGGGCGGCGTTGGACGGTCCGGGCTCGCCGCGGGACGTCCCTCCCCCACCCGGCAGCTTCTCGCTGGACACCTCGCAGCTGCCGCAGGCGATCCGCGACGAAGTGGACGCCCCGGACCCGCTGGCCATCGACACCTCCGCCACCGAGTTGAAGGACGGCCTGAACCGGTGCCCGAAATGCGGCGCCACCGACATCCGGCCCAAGCTCGGCACAGACATCCTGGTCTGCCTGTACTGCCGTCACGAATGGCATGGCGCCCGGGTGGAAGAGGCATTCGGTCTGGGCGAGAACATCGACCAGCTGCGTGGCACCATCATTGCCAGCGGTGCACGCGACATCGATGCCGATGCGTCGGCGCTGATGAGCTTCAAATGCACCGGCTGCGGTGCCGAAGTCACGGTCAACACCGAGAGCACGATGACGGCGCGCTGCCACTGGTGCCGGCATGTGTTCGGCGTCAACGAGCAGATCGCCAATGGCGCGGTGCCGGATGCGGTACTGCCGTTCCACATCAGCAAGGACGATGCGGTTGCCCGCATCCGCCAGTTCGTCGACAAGCGCCGTCTGTTCGCCCTGAAAGCCTTCAAGGATCAGTTCACGCCCGAGAACGTGGTCGGCGTGTACCTGCCGTACATGATCGTGGACAGCAATGTCAGCGCCGCCGTGGCGGGCAAGGGCGAGATCCAGACCCGCCGATACACCGTGGGCAGCGAGAAGAACAAGCGCACCGTATACGATGCCGATGTCTACCAGATCGAGCGCCAGGTGAACTTCACCGTCGACGATCTGCCGCTGGAATCCTCTGCCGAGCGCGGCAATCTGGACATCAGTGCCAACACCAACAACATCATCAACACCATTCTGCCGTTCGACACCAAGAACGCGGTGAAATGGAACGCGTCCTACCTGGCCGGCTTCACGTCCGAGAAGCGCAATCTCGATGTCGAAACGCTGCGCCCGCGGCTGGAGGACCAGCTGCTGTCGATCGCGCGCGCACAGGTGGAAGCGTCGGTGCGCGGCTACAACCGGGGCGTCCGCTGGGAGCAGGAACAGCTGGACGTGCATGGCACCCGCTGGGTATCCATGTACCTGCCGGTCTGGCTGTACTCCTATCATCAGCCCGGCCGCAACCGCGGCATGCTGCACTACATCGCGGTGAACGGGCGTACCGGCGAAACCATGGGAAGCGTGCCCGTGCAGCAGTGGAAGATGCTGCTGGCAGCCCTTACGGCCGGCACGATCATCGAAGCAGTGGCAATCCTCATTCTGATGGCGACCGCATGAGCGACGACAGTGGCCTCTGGCTGTTGGCGGCAGGTCCGGCCGGCGCGACCGCGCTGTACTGGGCGCTGTACCGCTACTACCGCAATACCGACAAATCACACGCCTTCGAGCATGAAACCGAAGTGCAGGCCGCGCCCGTCAGCGGCTCGGACCAGAAGGTGGGCCAGGTGCGCGGCACCGAGGCCACCCGCATCGAGGGCGACAACGTCTACCAGTACCGACGACGCGTGGCGCGGCTGAAACCCAGGCCCTGACGGCCGGGACCGGGGCGACGGGCACCGCCACGGTGCCCGCCATCGAGTGCCGTTGCGCAGCCGGCATGGCACCATCACGCGGTCTCCCACCCTGCCGGTCTCATGCTTTCCGGGTCGCCCTCCCGAGCATCCCGCCATGATCGCCCTGCTCCCGCGTACCTGCCTGGCCGCGCTGTGCTGCCTGTCCCTTCCCGTCATGGCCCAGGATGCATCCTTCGGCTTTGGCCAGCAGAGCACCGAAACCTCGCAGACTACCCAGACCTCGACCACCCAGAGCCAAAGCCAGCGCAGCGATGACACGGCCTTTGGCAGCAGCGGCTCGATGACCTCGCAGTCCAGCACCCATTCCCGGACGCATTCCGAATCGAACAGCGAGAGCACCGGCGTGGATCTGGAGATCGGCGTCCCCGATGACACCGATCGCTGGGGCCAGGAACGCCGCCATCCCCGCGATCTGCGTGACAGCGACCTGTTCGGCACGTGGACGCTGGGCGAGGAGAACGGGAACACCTGCACGATCGAACTGAAGAGCATGGAGTGGTTCGGCGGCTACAGCGCCTATGTGCCGGCGGGCTGTCCAGAGGGATTCTTCCCGGCCAACCGCTGGGTGCTTTCCGGTAACCAGTTGCTGCTGACCGACACCAGCAACACGGTGTACGGCCGTTTCCGTGCATCGGGTGGCGGACGGTGGTCTGGCTTTCGCGAGTCCGACGGCGCGCGGCTCTACCTGAATCCGAAGGGTCGCTGACGGACGCCCTGCACGCCCCGCGGACGGCAGCATCAGGAAGATCAGGCAACCTTCCTTGAACCGCCCTGCGATGTCCGCCCCCACCGGTCCCCGCCTCGTCATCTATGCCGCCCTGGCCGGCAACCTCGCCATTGCCGTGGCCAAATTCATCGCCGCTGGCATCTCCGGCAGTTCAGCGATGCTCAGTGAAGGCGTGCACTCGCTGGTCGACACCCTGAACGAAGTGCTGTTGCTGTACGGGCTGCGCAGGGCCGGCAAGGCGCCGGACACCGTGCATCCATTCGGCTACGGGCGCGAGCTGTATTTCTGGAGCTTCATCGTGGCCTTGCTGGTGTTTGCGGCGGGCGCGGGCGTGTCGGCATACGAGGGCATCCAGCACATCCGCCAGCCGGAACCGGCGACCCACCATGTGCTGAGCTACAGCGTGCTGGGCATTTCCATCCTCTTCGAAGGCGCGTCGTGGTGGGTGGCGCTGCGCGAGTTCCGCCGCACCAAGGGCAGGCTCGGCTACTTCGAGGCGTTCCGACGCAGCAAGGACCCGTCCACGTTCACCGTGCTTCTGGAGGACAGTGCAGCCCTGCTCGGTCTCGGATTCGCGCTGGCCGGGCTGGTCGCGGCGCAACTGCTGGACATGCCGGTCCTGGACGGCGTGGCCTCGCTGTGCATCGCCGCAGTTCTGGCGGTGACTGCGTTCCTGCTGGCACGCGAGACCAAGGGCCTGCTGGTGGGCGAGCCTGCCCATCCAGCGGTGGCCGAGCGCATCCTGGCCGTCGCCGAAACCGATGCCGATCTGCGCCGCGCCAATGGCGTGACCACCATGCAGATGGGCCCGGAGCAGGTGGTGGCCATGCTCAGCGCGGAGTTCGAGGATGATCGGCATACGCCGCAGATCGAGGCCTGCATCACCCGCATCGAAAACGCCGTCAAGCGTGAGTACCCGGAACTGGTGGCGCTGTTCGTCAAACCGCAGACGCCGGAAGTCTACGCCGCCCGGCGTGCGGCGCTTCGCGCGCCGCGTTCACCGGATTGACGCCGCGTCCGCATCCGCTTCACCCTGCCAGCGCCAGACTGATCCCCCGTTCGCCGACCCGCTACCGCCGTGCCTGACTGGCTGCCCGATCACTGGACGCTCCTGCCGCGCAGCTTCTACCAGCGTCCGCCGCAGGAGGTCGCCCCCGAACTCCTGAACGCGCTGCTGGTGCGCAGCGATGGGCGGGCGGCCCGCATCGTCGAGGTCGAGGCCTACGGCGGCAGCCACGACCCGGCCGCGCACTCCTACCGGGGGACCGACGCCGCGGACAGCCAGTATGTTCGGGGAGGCCGGGCACCTGTACGTGTACTTCAGCTACGGCATCCACTGGGGAAGCAACGTGGTGTGCGGGCAGGAACACGAGGGCGTGGCAGTCCTGCTGCGCGCAGCGGAGCCCGTGCAGGGCATCGACAGGATGCGGGAACTCAGGCCAGCCGCACGGCACGACCGCGATCTTGCCAGCGGCCCAGGCAAGCTGTCCCAGGCATTCGGCCTGGACAAGAGCTTCCACGGCGCCGATCTGGTGACGGGCAGCCACGGTGTGGTCATTGCCCGCGACGGCACACCTCCGCCGACGGACCCGGTCATCGGCCCGCGGATCGGCATCAGCCGCGCCGTCGACTTTCCGTGGCGCTGGCATGTCCGCGGCCATCGGCACGTCTCGGCACGCGCCCCCCGGCCTGCATCGGCAGCACGCAGATGACGCCGCTGGACCGGCCACTGCGGCGTGAACTGGAGATCGACGGCCAGCACTACACCCTGACGCTTGATCCGCAGGGCCTGAAGCTGGTGGAAAAAGGCCGGCGCAAGGGTGTGGTCCTGCGCTGGCGTGACCTGGTGTCAGGTGATGCTGCCCTGGCCGCCGCCCTGCAGGCATCGTTGCAGACGCGCTGAGCGGACGCCACCACAGTGCCGACGGACAACGCCGGATCCGGATCAGGTGCGCACCGTCACCCACGTTGGCGCGTGATCGCTGGCCTTGTCCTGCAGGCGCACCCAACGATCCACGCCTGCATCCACCACGCGTGCCGCCAGGACCGGGTTCAGCAGCAGGTGATCGATGCGCAGTCCCCGGTCGCGCTCGGCATGCTGGCGGAAGTAGTCCCAGAATGTGTAGATCGTGCTGTCACCGTGCACGCTGCGCAGGGCGTCGGTCCAGCCCTGCGCGAGCAGATGCTCGAACTGCTCGCGCACCTCCGGCTGGAACAGCGCGTCGCGGCGCCATGCCTTCGGGTCGTATACATCGGCCTCGGTGGGGATGACGTTGAAATCGCCCAGCAGCACTGCAGGGTGCGGGAGATCGACGAGGCTGCGCGCGTGACGGATAAGGCGTTTCATCCAGCGCAGCTTGTAGTCGAACCTGGGGCCCGGCTGGGGATTGCCGTTGGGCAGGTAGAGACCACCCACGACGATGCCGTGCACCGCCGCTTCCAGATAGCGGCTCTGCGTATCCGCCGGTTCGCCCGGCAACCGCCGCCGGCTTTCCACCGGCACCGAATCCCTTGCCAGCAGGGCCACGCCGTTCCATCGCGCTTCGCCCAGCCACAGCGCACCGTAGCCGGCCTGTTCCAGCGCATCGGCCGGGAATGCCGCATCCGTGGCCTTCAGCTCCTGCAATGCGACCACGTCCGGTGATGTCCTGTCGAGCCAGGCAAGCAGATGGGGCAAGCGCGTGCCGATACCGTTGACGTTGAACGTGGCGATGCGCAGCGTCTTGCGACGGGCCATGCAGCACTCCTGAAGCCGGCGGGCAGAGCCACCACTGTGCCTGCGCCGTCATGCAGGCGCCGTCGACGTCATCGAAACGACGCCCGGCGATCATGGCGAACGCGCCCACAGCAGCCTGCTGCGAGCGCTACCCGGCCCCGCGCCCGCCTGCCAGAAACAGCGCCATGCGCTGCAGCTCGTCCTCCAGCGCACTGCGGAACAGCCGGTCGCGCGACAGTGAGCGCCCCGCATAGCCGATCGATGGCTCAAGCTGGCCGTCGCGGACACTCACATTGGCCCACCCCACCACCTGCTCGTGCCACAGCATCGGCAGCGCGTAGTAGCCATACTGGCGCTTGGGCGCCGGCGTGTAGGCCTCGAACCTGTAGACCCAGCCCCACAGCAGCTCGAACCGCCGGCGGTCCCAGACCACCGGGTCGAACGGCGCCAGCAGGCGTACCTGTTTGTCCGGCGCATGCCGTCGTGAACGCGGATTCTCGTCCGCCGGCCAGTACCACGTGGTGCCCTCCACGGTAGCGCTCGCCAGCTGTTCCTTCGCCAGCTTCAGCGCCTGCCGGGTCTGCTCGGCCAGATGCGGTGCGCCGTAGCCCAGCAGCCGGACCAGGTAGGTCATGCTGGCCGATGGAAGCGGCGCGTACTTGCGCACGATCAGCGCGACCAGTGCCGCCGCGCGCCCGTCCTCGCTGTCCTCCGCCGGCGCATGCTCGGCCACGCTGTAGATGCGCGTTCCGCTGTCGCGTCGCTGCACCCGCAGCAGGCCGCGATAGTGCATGCCCTCCAGCAGATGCGTGCTGGCGTTGCTGGTGCCGCCCCAGTAGTTGGTCACCCGCCCGTGCGCGAACGCCTGGTCGACCTCGCGCGGATGCACGCTGCCACGTTCGCGCACGAACGCCAGCACATCCGCCGCACGGCGTTCGGTGTCCGCGTCCCATGCACGCCGGGCCACGCGGGGATGCATCAACGCCAGGTACTCGCGCGGCAGGAAGCCGTAGTTGACCAGGCAGTCCTCCTCTACCGGCAGGCGCGGGTAACGCCGCTCGAGGTCACCGGCCCGATAGTCCTTCACCCGATGCCGCAGTGTCAGATCCTGTGCCCGGGCCGGCGCGCGGATCGGATCGGCCTGTACGAAGCCCAGCCGCCGGATCGCGGCCATCAACGTTGTCGGCGGGAACAGGGTGCGCGCCACCGCGTAGCGGCGCAGGTCGTCGAGAGTGGGCTGCCTGGACATGACGCCATTGTAGGCGCGCGCCGGGGGTATGCTGTCAGGCCCCGGTCCACTGACGTCCATCATGCGCACGCTGTACCCCCCGATCACGCCCTATCGCGAGCACACCCTGCCCGTGAGCACGCTGCACACCCTGCATGTCGAAGAGTGCGGGACGCCCGACGGCATTCCGGTGGTGTATCTGCATGGCGGTCCCGGTGCCGGCATCTCACCCACGCATCGTCGCTTCTTCGACCCGGCGCGGTACCGCATCGTGCTGATCGACCAGCGCGGCAGCGGCCGTTCCACCCCGTTCGGCGAACTGCGCGACAACACCACGCAGGAACTGGTGGCCGATATCGAGAAGGTACGTGAGCACCTCGGTATCGAGCGCTGGCTGGTGTATGGCGGCTCCTGGGGCTCGACGTTGTCGCTGGCGTACGCGCAGGCCCATCCCGCCCGCGCCACCGGCCTCATCGTGCGCGGCGTGTATCTGGGGCGGGACATCGAGAACCAATGGTTTTCCGAGCCGCAGGGCGGTGCGCGCTGGATATTTCCGGAGCGCTGGGACCGCTATGAAGCGCACATTCCCGAAGATGAGCGCGGCAACCTGCTGCAGGCGTACTGGACACGCCTGGACAGCCCGGACCCCGCCATCCGCATTGCTGCCGCAATGGCGTGGCTGGGCTGGGAGGACAATGCTGCGACCCTGCAGCACGAGGTGTCCGCCGAATCCAGCAGCGACCCGATGGATACCCTGGCCAAGGCCCGGATCGAAGCGCACTACTTCCGCAACGGGGCCTTCCTTGAGCCCGGCCAGCTGCTGCGCGATGTGGAGCGGATCCGCCACCTCCCGGCGGTGATCGTACAGGGCCGCTACGACATCATCTGTCCGCCACGCAGCGCGTGGGAACTGGCCAAGGCGTGGCCGGAAGCCAGGCTGGAGATGGTGATTGCCGGCCACAGTGCGAACGAAGCGGCCACGACCGACGCGCTGGTACGCGCGACCGACGACTTCGCCGACCGTTTCGGCCAGCCCGGCTGAATCGTTCCTTCACCGTGCCACGGTGAAGCCGACCGTCGTCAGACCGTCCGAACTGGCCACGAACACTTCGCCGCCATGGAGTGCGGCGATGGCCTTGACGATGGACAACCCCAGCCCGTGATGGCGCTCGCCCCGATACTCACGGGCCTGGTCGACCCGGTAGAAGCGCTCGAACAGCAGGGGCAGATGCTCGGCGGCGATGCCGTTGCCTTCATTCAGCACGGCCACCCGCACGCCGTCGCCTTCGGACTGCAGCTGCACACGCACGTCGCTGCCTGGACGCGCATGCTGCACGGCGTTGTGCAACAGGTTGGTCAGCGCGCGGCGGAACAACGACGGATCGATGCGGGCGGTGGCGTCGCCTTCGACATGCAACGTCAGCTGGGCCTCTTCGAACAGGAATTCCATGAATTCACCGGCGGTGGCGACCTCGTCTGCCAGCTGGACCTGACGCGTTTCCACCGCGATATCGCCCTGGCCGGCCCGCGACAGGAACAACATATCGTTGACGATCGCACGCAGGCGCTCCAGTTCCTCCAGGTTGGACTGCATGACCTCCTGCAGCGCCGCCACATCACGCGGACGGGACAGGGCCACCTGGGTCTGTCCCATCAGATTGGCCAGGGGGGTGCGCAGCTCGTGCGCGACGTCCGCGTTGAACCCGTCCAGCCGCGTGTACGCTGCTTCCAACCGATCAAGAGCGCCGTTGAAGGCATGCGTGAGGTGGCCCAGTTCGGCCGGCAGTCCCTGCGCGGCCAGGCGCTGCGACAGCCGCTGCGGGCTGAGCGAGCGTGCCTCGTTGGACAGCGCCCGCAGCGGGGCCAGCCCCAGCCGGGCGATCCAGTAGCCAAGCCCGGCCACCAGCAGCACGCCCAGCCCGCCGGCCACCCACAACGCAACGCCGAAGCGCTGCAGCGCCTGCGTGTAGGGCTCCGAGTCGATGCCGATCCACAGGTCCACATCCGGTCGCGCACCCTTGCCCGGCACCCGTTCATACAGCGTGCGCAGCGGGTGCCCACCCTCACGCGGCAGCGTACCCATGCCGTTGTCGCCCTTGCCGGGGGCCTGCACCTGCGGCTCTGCCTGGCCGATGCGGAATGTGGGGTTCTCGCTCCATGCCCAGACCAGAGTGTCGCGGTCCCCGGAGATCAGGTTGCCGACCTTCTCGCGCACCTTGTTCCAGCGCTCGGTGCTGTCGCACATCGCGACGCTGCCACTGACCGCGTGCAGCTTGGTCTGCAGTTCCGCATGCTGGTAGCGCACCACCTGCCGCTCGAGCACGCCATAGACGCCCACGCCCAGCAGAGCAAACACCAGCAATGCGGCCAGCGCGAACATCGCCGACAGGCGCTGGGCGATCGACATCCTCATCCCCGCCCACCCTCGTCCTCGCGCACTTCCAGCACGTAGCCCATGCCGCGCACGGTATGCAGCAGCTTGCTCGGGTAAGGGCCGTCGATCTTGCCGCGCAGGCGCTTGATCGCCACTTCGACCACATTGGTATTGCTGTCGAAATTGATGTCCCAGACCTGGGCGGCGATCACCGTCTTGGACAGGATCTGGCCCCGCCGCTGTGCCAGCAGCGCCAGCAGCGCGAACTCCTTGCCGGTCAGGTCCAGCCGCGAGCCATCGCGGTAGGCCCGCCGGGCCAGCAGGTTCACCTGCAGATCGCCCACCTGCAGTTCGGTCGGCTCCTGCTGGCGCCCACGCCGCACCAGGGCCTGCAGCCGCGCCAGCAGTTCGATGAACGAGAACGGCTTGACCAGGTAGTCGTCGGCGCCCTGCCCCAGGCCGTGCACGCGATCATCCACGCGGTCCC harbors:
- a CDS encoding SPFH domain-containing protein; the encoded protein is MGLVQAVKGAVGGVLADQWKDFYTVPTGLPATAALFAAVPQGTNAGRGSNTHGSSNIISNGSKIVVPEGYGLLLFQDGAITAFVAEPGGYEWRSDDLNSQSLFAGDGLVSTFIKQSWERFKFGGQPGSQQAAFFVSLKELPDNRFGTQSEIYWDDGFLNTQVGAVTRGSYTLKIVDPILFVKNFVPAAYLQPGKVFDFTDLDNAAATQLFNEVVGSLAPAFSLYTNDPGKGNRITRLQQDSIGFAQSLSAAVEQAYQWQSDRGLAIVKTAIVSIEYDATTRELLKTVQRADALAGSRGNSNLQASVAQGIQSAGENGGAAGLVGVGMASGMFGVGGMQQPATPAADDPVAKLKKAKEMLDLGLITQDDYDALKAKALGL
- a CDS encoding TFIIB-type zinc ribbon-containing protein, whose translation is MSDPRNGPPPLPASGPVTPPPLPGAALDGPGSPRDVPPPPGSFSLDTSQLPQAIRDEVDAPDPLAIDTSATELKDGLNRCPKCGATDIRPKLGTDILVCLYCRHEWHGARVEEAFGLGENIDQLRGTIIASGARDIDADASALMSFKCTGCGAEVTVNTESTMTARCHWCRHVFGVNEQIANGAVPDAVLPFHISKDDAVARIRQFVDKRRLFALKAFKDQFTPENVVGVYLPYMIVDSNVSAAVAGKGEIQTRRYTVGSEKNKRTVYDADVYQIERQVNFTVDDLPLESSAERGNLDISANTNNIINTILPFDTKNAVKWNASYLAGFTSEKRNLDVETLRPRLEDQLLSIARAQVEASVRGYNRGVRWEQEQLDVHGTRWVSMYLPVWLYSYHQPGRNRGMLHYIAVNGRTGETMGSVPVQQWKMLLAALTAGTIIEAVAILILMATA
- a CDS encoding AprI/Inh family metalloprotease inhibitor yields the protein MIALLPRTCLAALCCLSLPVMAQDASFGFGQQSTETSQTTQTSTTQSQSQRSDDTAFGSSGSMTSQSSTHSRTHSESNSESTGVDLEIGVPDDTDRWGQERRHPRDLRDSDLFGTWTLGEENGNTCTIELKSMEWFGGYSAYVPAGCPEGFFPANRWVLSGNQLLLTDTSNTVYGRFRASGGGRWSGFRESDGARLYLNPKGR
- a CDS encoding cation diffusion facilitator family transporter, encoding MSAPTGPRLVIYAALAGNLAIAVAKFIAAGISGSSAMLSEGVHSLVDTLNEVLLLYGLRRAGKAPDTVHPFGYGRELYFWSFIVALLVFAAGAGVSAYEGIQHIRQPEPATHHVLSYSVLGISILFEGASWWVALREFRRTKGRLGYFEAFRRSKDPSTFTVLLEDSAALLGLGFALAGLVAAQLLDMPVLDGVASLCIAAVLAVTAFLLARETKGLLVGEPAHPAVAERILAVAETDADLRRANGVTTMQMGPEQVVAMLSAEFEDDRHTPQIEACITRIENAVKREYPELVALFVKPQTPEVYAARRAALRAPRSPD
- a CDS encoding exodeoxyribonuclease III, translated to MARRKTLRIATFNVNGIGTRLPHLLAWLDRTSPDVVALQELKATDAAFPADALEQAGYGALWLGEARWNGVALLARDSVPVESRRRLPGEPADTQSRYLEAAVHGIVVGGLYLPNGNPQPGPRFDYKLRWMKRLIRHARSLVDLPHPAVLLGDFNVIPTEADVYDPKAWRRDALFQPEVREQFEHLLAQGWTDALRSVHGDSTIYTFWDYFRQHAERDRGLRIDHLLLNPVLAARVVDAGVDRWVRLQDKASDHAPTWVTVRT
- a CDS encoding DNA glycosylase AlkZ-like family protein; this encodes MSRQPTLDDLRRYAVARTLFPPTTLMAAIRRLGFVQADPIRAPARAQDLTLRHRVKDYRAGDLERRYPRLPVEEDCLVNYGFLPREYLALMHPRVARRAWDADTERRAADVLAFVRERGSVHPREVDQAFAHGRVTNYWGGTSNASTHLLEGMHYRGLLRVQRRDSGTRIYSVAEHAPAEDSEDGRAAALVALIVRKYAPLPSASMTYLVRLLGYGAPHLAEQTRQALKLAKEQLASATVEGTTWYWPADENPRSRRHAPDKQVRLLAPFDPVVWDRRRFELLWGWVYRFEAYTPAPKRQYGYYALPMLWHEQVVGWANVSVRDGQLEPSIGYAGRSLSRDRLFRSALEDELQRMALFLAGGRGAG
- the pip gene encoding prolyl aminopeptidase; the protein is MRTLYPPITPYREHTLPVSTLHTLHVEECGTPDGIPVVYLHGGPGAGISPTHRRFFDPARYRIVLIDQRGSGRSTPFGELRDNTTQELVADIEKVREHLGIERWLVYGGSWGSTLSLAYAQAHPARATGLIVRGVYLGRDIENQWFSEPQGGARWIFPERWDRYEAHIPEDERGNLLQAYWTRLDSPDPAIRIAAAMAWLGWEDNAATLQHEVSAESSSDPMDTLAKARIEAHYFRNGAFLEPGQLLRDVERIRHLPAVIVQGRYDIICPPRSAWELAKAWPEARLEMVIAGHSANEAATTDALVRATDDFADRFGQPG
- a CDS encoding heavy metal sensor histidine kinase, with translation MSIAQRLSAMFALAALLVFALLGVGVYGVLERQVVRYQHAELQTKLHAVSGSVAMCDSTERWNKVREKVGNLISGDRDTLVWAWSENPTFRIGQAEPQVQAPGKGDNGMGTLPREGGHPLRTLYERVPGKGARPDVDLWIGIDSEPYTQALQRFGVALWVAGGLGVLLVAGLGYWIARLGLAPLRALSNEARSLSPQRLSQRLAAQGLPAELGHLTHAFNGALDRLEAAYTRLDGFNADVAHELRTPLANLMGQTQVALSRPRDVAALQEVMQSNLEELERLRAIVNDMLFLSRAGQGDIAVETRQVQLADEVATAGEFMEFLFEEAQLTLHVEGDATARIDPSLFRRALTNLLHNAVQHARPGSDVRVQLQSEGDGVRVAVLNEGNGIAAEHLPLLFERFYRVDQAREYRGERHHGLGLSIVKAIAALHGGEVFVASSDGLTTVGFTVAR
- a CDS encoding heavy metal response regulator transcription factor, whose amino-acid sequence is MKLLIVEDEGKTAHYLRTGLGEQGWAVDLAADGVTGLHLAREFDYDVIVLDVMLPGMDGFSVLRELRRSKQTPVIMLTARDRVDDRVHGLGQGADDYLVKPFSFIELLARLQALVRRGRQQEPTELQVGDLQVNLLARRAYRDGSRLDLTGKEFALLALLAQRRGQILSKTVIAAQVWDINFDSNTNVVEVAIKRLRGKIDGPYPSKLLHTVRGMGYVLEVREDEGGRG